TTATTATGTTAGGTATGAGCATGTTACTTCCAATACTTCCAAATAGAGAAGCAGTATTTTTGTCAGCAGGAGTGTTAGGCGCTACGATTATGCCGCATGTTATTTATTTGCATTCTTCTCTTACTCAAGATGACAGCATACCTGCAAGTAGATCTGAGCGATATTCTTCTACAAAATTGGATGTTGCAATTGCAATGACTATTGCTGGTTTTGTAAATTTATCTATGATGGCTACTGCAGCAGCGGTGTTTCATTATGGTGGATATACTGGTATTTCCAATTTAGATGAAGCTTATTTAACATTGTCTCCTTTGTTAAATCATACTGCTGCTATAGTTTTTGGTTTAAGTTTAACAGCGGCTGGATTATCTTCAACAGTAGTAGGTACTTTAGCGGGTCAAGTAGTCATGCAAGGATTTGTTCGCTTTCACATTCCTTTGTTATTGCGCCGTGTTATTACTATGTTGCCTTCATTTATAGTTATTTCTTTTGGAATTGATTCCACACGTATTTTAATAATGAGTCAAGTTTTACTTAGTTTTGGTATTGCTCTTGCATTAATACCGTTGTTAGTATTCACTGGAGATGTTAAATTAATGAGTGAATTAGTAAATTCTTTATGGATTAAATTAGTTGGTTGGTTAATAACAATAATAGTAATAATTTTGAACATATATTTATTAATTGGTATTATTGTTTGATTGTATTAATGAATTGATTACTTTATTTTAAAAAATTCTCTGTTTTACTGCGTAGTGGTTCGTTTATATATGTTTTCGCTGTTATTAAAATTTATTTTTATTTAATTAAGTAAACGTTTTATAGATTTATATATAAAGGTAAAGATTAGTAGCGCATTATTATATTTATTATATAAATATAATAATGCGCTATTTTCATATTAAATGACAATGTTGAATGGTATTTGTTTGAAATTGTTTAATTTAATAGTAACTAGATTATATTTGATGTTGTATTAATAAATACACACTTTAAGTGTATTTATATCAGATAATATGCTGTATGATTGTAAACAGCTAACTATATATTATGTCTTCGAAAGGAATCGAACCTGTAATTAGCCTTTAGGAGAGGCTTGTTATATCCTTTTAACTACGAAGACTTTTTTAATTAATTATATATTAATATAAAATTATTATGTTTTATGAACATACAGAATCCATGTATGTTGTTTATATGTTGTTTTAGGATACTTCAAAATGGTAGATGTTTTATCATATATAAAGCAGATGCGTATGTGTATAGAAGCATTTAAAATATAATATTTTTAAAAATAATTGTATTGGTCCAACACATATAATATGATATTTTTTTATGTTTTGATTTTAAATGAATAGTTACACAAGTATTATGTATGGTTTTAGTAAACATCTATATATATTTTTTTAATTTAATTTTACATTTTTAGTTTGAATCTTATTATATTTTGTCGCATTGTGCGCGTTGTCTAAGTAGATGATCCATTATAACAATAGCCACCATAGCTTCTGCGATGGGTACTACTCTAATTCCTATGCAAGGATCGTGTCGTCCTTTAGTAATTACTCTGGTTTCTTTGTTTTCGCATGTAATGGTTTTTCCTGGAACTGTTATACTGGAGGTCGGTTTAATAGCTATGTGCATGATTACTGGTTGCCCATTACTAATACCACCTAATATTCCTCCAGCATTATTGCTGTTAAATCCATTTAATGTCATTTCGTCTCGATGCTCGCTACCATATTTAGTAATAACTGAAAATCCATCCCCAATTTCTACACCTTTTACTGCGTTAATGCTCATCAATGCATGGGCTAAATCAGCATCCAGTCGATCGAATACAGGTTCACCTAAACCAACTGGTATATTTTCCGCTATTATTGTTATTTTTGCTCCAATAGAGTCCCCAGATTTTTGTAAATTATTTATTAATGTGTCTAATGCAGTTAATTGGTCAACATCTGGGCAAAAGAATGGATTATTATTAACTTGCTCCCAATCTTTTAAATTGCAATGAATGTTACCCATTTGCGCTAAAAATCCACGAATTTTTATATTTTTTTTATTAAAAAGATATTTTTTAGCAACTGCTCCTGCTGCTACTCGTATTGCCGTTTCACGTGCTGAAGAACGTCCTCCGCCACGGTGATCTCTTAAACCGTATTTTTTTTCATAAGTATAATCAGCGTGTCCAGGACGGTATAGGTTTTTTATTTTTTCATAATCTTGAGATCGATGATCAGTATTTTTAATGATTAATCCTATGCTAGTGCCCGTTGTTTTTCCATTAAAAACACCAGATAAGATTTCTATCGTATCTAATTCTGATCGTTGACTAGTGTAACGAGAAGAACCCGGCCGTCTACGATTTAGATCGTATTGAAGATCTTTTTCTGTTAAAGGAAGATTTGGAGGCACTCCATCTATAATACCACCTAGTGCAGATCCGTGTGATTCTCCAAATGTTGTAACCCTAAAAAATTGTCCGATACTATTACCAGCCATTGTTAAAATTTCCTAATTTGTTGACTATTTGGTTTCGTTAAAAGTTAATAACTGTTGATAAGTTAGCATAAATACACCTTCTCCCCCGTTATAAAGTCGCAACCAGAAGAATGGTATGTTTGGATAACGTTTTATTAATTCTGTTTTAGTCTCACCTACTTCACATATTAAAATGCCATTTTTATTTAAATGATGTGTAACGTTCATTAATATTCTTTGAATTATCTTTAATCCATTATTATCTGCAGATAATGATATCACAGGTTCATAATGAAATTCTTTTGGTAATTTATATATATCCGAATTATTTACATAAGGAGGGTTAGTTATGATTAAATCGTATTTTGATTGTGGTATATTACTAAACAAGTCAGAATGAATAGGGAACACACGATGTTCTAAATTATATAGTTTAATGTTGTGTTCAGCTACTTTTAACGCATCCATAGAAATGTCTACCGCATCTACTTCAGATTTTGGATAAACTATAGCGATTGCAATAGCGATACATCCGCTACCAGTGCCCATATCAAGAATACGGTATGGGTAATGTGGTAATAGATCATGAAAATATGATGTAATTAACTCTCCAATTGGAGAGCGGGGAATAAATACTCGTTTATCTACATAAAACTCTAAACCACAAAACCATGCTTGATAAGTTAAATAAGGTACTGGTATGCGTTTATTGATGCGGTAGTTAACTAATTTGATTATCTTAGTGCGTTCTTTAGAGGTTAAGCGAGCCTGATATATTTGAGTTGGAATATTTATAGGTAAATATAAACTAGGGAGTATTAAATGTAATGTTTCGTCCCAAAAATTATTGGTACCGTGTCCATAAAAAATTGAGTTAGCATTAAATTGACTGCTACTCCAACGTAATATATCTAATATAGTATGAATTTCTGTCAGTGTTTCTTTGGTTATGTTTTTCATAGATTGTAATTCCTTTGATTATGTTGATATGTAGATCTTGTACAGTTATTGTATTTGGAATGTAATTTGTTTTATACAACGATTAAAGTATTGTACTTTTTAATTTATGATCAGATATGAATAGATAATGATATTAGTGGTATCGTTAGTTGAATAAAATGTACAGTATGCGAATAGTGCTTATGTAATTATATAGTCATGGTTATCAACTTATGCTGATAATTATCATTATAGTATTTTATGTATGATTTTTCTGTGTTTTGGTTATATATTGATTACAATTTATCAAATTATTGATTCGCATATATACAATAAATATGTAATCATTGTATATCTGTAATTAATACAAGTATTTTGATGTAGAATCAGCACTCGTTATAAATATACATTTAATGTTCGTTTGTAGTGAACAACGATTGTTGTTTTATATTTTTTCATAAGTGCGTTACGATTTTTTATGAGATGTGATGCTATTTATTTTTTGAAACAGTATACTTTATGATGAAGGTATCATTCTAGATCATATCACAATTTATTTTGAATATTAATTATATCAGTATGTGTTTGGATACTGTCATGTATTATCATGATATAAATCATTATTCATTGTAAAGTAATGAAGTCTTATGTTAGATAATGACTGAAGGAGATATGAGATATAGAGGTATATCTTGAAGATAAGTAAAAATATCCTTTTAAAATATTTATGTAAGCAACAATTAGTTTTACAATTATTGAGTTGTTTCTTATGTTAATAATTTTCCGCACGATTTAATATATTAACTGGATATATTTAAAGTGCAGTATGATTTCGAATGACAAAACATTACTATCATGAGGTATATTAAAAAATGAAACGTGCTGTTGTCACTGGTTTAGGGATTATATCAAGTATTGGAAATAATCAAAATGAAGTTTTGGTTTCTTTAAAAAGTGGTCGATCCGGAGTTACTTTTTCTAAAGAATTAGAAGAATCTGGTATGCGTAGTCATGTTTGGGGTAATATTAAGCTTAATACGTCAGGGTTAATTGATCGTAAGATTGCTCGTTTTATGAGTGATGCATCTATTTATACTTATTTATCTATGGAGCAGGCCATAATAGATTCTGGATTACCTGTGGGTATGGTTTCTAATGACCAAACGGGATTAATTGTTGGATCGGGAGGGGGGTCTCCACGTAATCAAGTTTCTGGATCCAATGGAATGCGAGCACGTGGTTTGAGAGGAGTGGGTCCTTATATGGTAACTAAATCTATGGCGTCAGGTGTATCGGCATGTTTAGCTACTTCTTTTAAAATTCGTGGGGTCAGTTATTCTATCAGTTCTGCTTGTTCTACGTCTACACATTGTATCGGAAATGCGGTTGAATTAATTCAATCAGGAAAACAATCTATTATTTTTGCTGGGGGTGGAGAAGAGTTATGTTGGGAAATGGCTTGTGAATTTGATGCTATGGGTGCATTGTCTACGAAGTATAATACAACGCCAGAAAGAGCATCTCGTCCTTACGACATTAATCGAGATGGATTCGTAATTGCGGGAGGAGGAGGAATAATCGTAATAGAAGAATTAACACATGCTTTAAGTCGTGGAGCCTATATTTATGCGGAAATTGTTGGATATGGAGCTACGTCTGATGGATGTGACATGGTTGCTCCCTCTGGGGAAGGGGCAATTCGATGCATGAGAATGGCATTGAGAAATTTTGGTGGTGTAATAGATTATCTTAATGTGCATGGCACATCCACTCAAATAGGTGATATTAAAGAAATATGGGCTATTCGTGAAATTTTTGGTGATCAACATCCTTTTTTTTCTTCTACTAAGTCTATGACTGGTCATGCATTAGGTGCTGCTGGGGTTCATGAAACTATTTTTACTTTATTAATGTTAAAACATAATTTTATTGCTCCAAGTATTAATATTGATCATTTGGATCCATATGTGAAAAATATGAAAATTGTTATTAATAATCCTGTTGATCATAAATTAAAAACAGCTATGACTAATAGTTTTGGGTTCGGAGGAACAAATGCTACATTAATTATGAGTAAATATTCCTAAATATTTTTTCGATGTTTTTGGTTATATAGTTTTGGCGCCGTAGCTTGTATTTTACATATATGTAAAATTACATGTTTAATTTTTAAATCTGTATATTTAGGGGTATTATTGAGGTTGTAAATTTAAATTCTACTTATTATGTATGTTGTTGCTATGACCAAATTAAATTGATGGTGAGTAGTTATTATGATTATTTTATTATAAAAATGTACTTATTAATGATTTATATTTACCTGATAATAATAGGATTATCAAGTTCATATTATTTTTTAAAAATATAGATTGTAGACCATTCTTATAATACTACTTTATCTCTAAATAAAGAGATGCGTAGTATTATTTATTTGTATTTTTTAATTTATAACTATAAAAAATTAAACATATGAAGTCATGTAATGATGAAAATTTATATTTTCATATAACTATTGTCAGTATAATTAAAATTATAAAATTTTGAAACTGTTTGTTTTAGCATTTACATATCAATTTTGTTAGAGGATT
This sequence is a window from Blochmannia endosymbiont of Camponotus sp. C-003. Protein-coding genes within it:
- the fabB gene encoding beta-ketoacyl-ACP synthase I; translation: MKRAVVTGLGIISSIGNNQNEVLVSLKSGRSGVTFSKELEESGMRSHVWGNIKLNTSGLIDRKIARFMSDASIYTYLSMEQAIIDSGLPVGMVSNDQTGLIVGSGGGSPRNQVSGSNGMRARGLRGVGPYMVTKSMASGVSACLATSFKIRGVSYSISSACSTSTHCIGNAVELIQSGKQSIIFAGGGEELCWEMACEFDAMGALSTKYNTTPERASRPYDINRDGFVIAGGGGIIVIEELTHALSRGAYIYAEIVGYGATSDGCDMVAPSGEGAIRCMRMALRNFGGVIDYLNVHGTSTQIGDIKEIWAIREIFGDQHPFFSSTKSMTGHALGAAGVHETIFTLLMLKHNFIAPSINIDHLDPYVKNMKIVINNPVDHKLKTAMTNSFGFGGTNATLIMSKYS
- a CDS encoding Nramp family divalent metal transporter — encoded protein: MLNEQDSVVEHRSTRKIKFALLGPAFIAAIGYIDPGNFATNIQAGATFGYQLLWVVVWANIMAMLIQLLSAKLGIATGKNLAEHIRDQFPRSVVWMYWIQAEVIAMATDLAEFIGAAIGFQILLGISLLQGAFLTGLITFLILTLQRYGKKPLEFVVGGLLFFVAITYVIELFYSKPKFIMLGMSMLLPILPNREAVFLSAGVLGATIMPHVIYLHSSLTQDDSIPASRSERYSSTKLDVAIAMTIAGFVNLSMMATAAAVFHYGGYTGISNLDEAYLTLSPLLNHTAAIVFGLSLTAAGLSSTVVGTLAGQVVMQGFVRFHIPLLLRRVITMLPSFIVISFGIDSTRILIMSQVLLSFGIALALIPLLVFTGDVKLMSELVNSLWIKLVGWLITIIVIILNIYLLIGIIV
- the prmB gene encoding 50S ribosomal protein L3 N(5)-glutamine methyltransferase, with protein sequence MKNITKETLTEIHTILDILRWSSSQFNANSIFYGHGTNNFWDETLHLILPSLYLPINIPTQIYQARLTSKERTKIIKLVNYRINKRIPVPYLTYQAWFCGLEFYVDKRVFIPRSPIGELITSYFHDLLPHYPYRILDMGTGSGCIAIAIAIVYPKSEVDAVDISMDALKVAEHNIKLYNLEHRVFPIHSDLFSNIPQSKYDLIITNPPYVNNSDIYKLPKEFHYEPVISLSADNNGLKIIQRILMNVTHHLNKNGILICEVGETKTELIKRYPNIPFFWLRLYNGGEGVFMLTYQQLLTFNETK
- the aroC gene encoding chorismate synthase, giving the protein MAGNSIGQFFRVTTFGESHGSALGGIIDGVPPNLPLTEKDLQYDLNRRRPGSSRYTSQRSELDTIEILSGVFNGKTTGTSIGLIIKNTDHRSQDYEKIKNLYRPGHADYTYEKKYGLRDHRGGGRSSARETAIRVAAGAVAKKYLFNKKNIKIRGFLAQMGNIHCNLKDWEQVNNNPFFCPDVDQLTALDTLINNLQKSGDSIGAKITIIAENIPVGLGEPVFDRLDADLAHALMSINAVKGVEIGDGFSVITKYGSEHRDEMTLNGFNSNNAGGILGGISNGQPVIMHIAIKPTSSITVPGKTITCENKETRVITKGRHDPCIGIRVVPIAEAMVAIVIMDHLLRQRAQCDKI